In Lytechinus variegatus isolate NC3 chromosome 18, Lvar_3.0, whole genome shotgun sequence, a single genomic region encodes these proteins:
- the LOC121431817 gene encoding plasminogen-like isoform X2, which translates to MVCDDGWGIEEANVVCNQLGYDGAQSAVQLAAIDFGSNSNGFAMDDVVCSGTESELIKCSYRGWGSHNCESVEAAGVRCVERATPNRAIRSVQGAPASPDSSGIVLRFNINEIPPWLQSILGSKPEASNQGDAPSSGTGGGAGETGTSGTTGSDGGTQVVRARDPECYTMSNGQDYRGVVSQTISGYTCQQWNVQTPHIHSYTPAQYTGILGNHNHCRNPGTFSQPWCYTTDPRIIREYCDVGNPRTSCTAAAQADQGNAEITDHLSLFARIPAAFLAGHNDGTFSVATSELCAQKCIQERTFVCRSFEYNEQSNECFTSSSNSRDADLTLLTTSQINFFERLDIGPISLFDMTPNSAMPGNNIESLSAVSLEECAEKCLTASWPCASFDFARRANRCWLSNKSPSQVAIRSDFPENPYDFFARRGPATPNCYSGNGENYRGFSFTTVQGRQCTNWQAAALDRVGVTPALFPDGGIGNHNFCRNPDSDRRPWCYYKDPGSSTVTGWMYCNITVCSTTTAPPTERPAPQPPVPTQAPSGPVPVSRGKPAFQSSTFTSGGVMYHASLAVDGNANPTFDQGSCSRTQHRANSWWYVDLQGTYDVNTVVIVNKDTQGERLRGSMVSIGSSATDPSSRTQCGRITRGMTAEANSYPHKRIRIDCPNSIRGRYVHIGSPRKDYLSFCEVEVYGTPSSPTPAPEPAVTCTASEFECTSGSVSCVAERLQCNGENDCTDGSDEAGCRKSHVSFKDNVLQSLLTTPAKDLS; encoded by the exons ATGGTATGTGATGATGGCTGGGGTATCGAGGAAGCTAACGTCGTCTGCAACCAGCTGGGTTATGA TGGAGCCCAGTCAGCAGTTCAATTGGCAGCAATTGACTTTGGGAGTAATAGTAATGGTTTTGCTATGGACGATGTAGTATGCTCTGGAACGGAGTCAGAACTCATCAAATGTTCTTACCGAGGATGGGGATCACACAACTGTGAAAGTGTAGAAGCTGCAGGAGTCAGATGTGTGGAGAGAGCGACACCCAACAGAG CCATTAGGTCGGTTCAAGGTGCACCAGCCAGTCCAGATTCTTCTGGGATTGTTTTGCGGTTCAATATAAATGAGATTCCACCCTGGCTTCAAAGCATCCTTGGGTCCAAACCTGAAGCATCAAACCAAGGAGATGCCCCAAGCTCTGGGACAGGTGGAGGGGCAGGTGAAACAGGGACAAGTGGGACAACTGGATCAGATGGAGGCACTCAAG TCGTCAGAGCAAGAGACCCCGAGTGTTACACTATGTCGAATGGTCAGGATTACAGGGGCGTGGTCTCCCAGACCATCTCAGGGTACACCTGTCAACAATGGAATGTTCAGACACCCCACATCCATAGCTACACCCCTGCCCAGTACACAGGGATCCTAGGGAATCATAACCATTGTAGGAATCCAGGAACATTCTCACAGCCTTGGTGCTATACTACCGATCCTCGTATCATCAGGGAGTACTGTGATGTGGGTAACCCCAGGACATCGTGCACCGCAGCAGCCCAGGCTGACCAAG GCAATGCTGAAATAACTGATCATCTCTCTCTGTTTGCTCGTATTCCTGCTGCATTTCTTGCTGGTCACAATGATGGGACCTTTTCCGTGGCTACGTCTGAACTCTGTGCCCAGAAATGTATTCAGGAGAGGACCTTTGTATGTAGGTCGTTTGAGTACAATGAGCAGTCTAATGAGTGCTTTACTAGCTCCAGTAACTCAAGAGATGCAGATCTTACACTTCTAACCACATCTCAGATTAACTTCTTTGAGAGGTTGGATATTG GTCCAATCTCCCTATTTGACATGACACCTAATTCTGCAATGCCTGGTAACAACATAGAATCTTTGTCAGCAGTATCTCTGGAGGAATGTGCTGAGAAGTGTCTTACTGCTTCTTGGCCTTGTGCTTCCTTTGACTTTGCCAGACGTGCCAATAGGTGTTGGCTGAGTAATAAGTCTCCAAGTCAGGTGGCCATTAGGAGTGATTTCCCTGAGAATCCTTATGACTTCTTTGCTAGGAGAGGTCCAG CCACTCCGAACTGTTATTCAGGCAATGGAGAGAATTATCGTGGATTTAGCTTCACTACAGTGCAAGGAAGACAATGTACTAACTGGCAAGCAGCAGCTCTTGATCGTGTAGGAGTAACACCTGCCCTCTTTCCTGATGGAG GAATTGGGAATCATAATTTCTGCCGCAACCCGGACAGTGACCGTCGACCATGGTGTTATTACAAGGACCCTGGCTCGTCAACTGTAACCGGATGGATGTATTGTAACATAACCGTTTGTTCAACTACCACAGCGCCACCAACGGAAAGACCAGCACCTCAACCGCCGGTACCAACCCAAGCTCCATCGG GTCCTGTACCTGTATCAAGAGGGAAACCTGCCTTCCAGAGTTCAACCTTTACCTCAGGTGGTGTAATGTACCACGCGAGCCTAGCTGTCGATGGCAACGCAAACCCAACCTTTGATCAAGGATCCTGCTCCAGAACTC AGCACAGAGCGAATTCATGGTGGTACGTTGATCTACAAGGAACCTATGATGTTAATACTGTGGTCATAGTCAACAAAGATACTCAAG GAGAGAGGCTACGTGGATCAATGGTCTCCATTGGTTCGTCTGCTACCGATCCATCAAGCCGCACCCAGTGTGGTCGTATCACACGAGGCATGACGGCCGAAGCTAACAGCTACCCTCACAAGCGCATCAGGATTGATTGTCCTAACTCCATCAGGGGGCGCTATGTTCATATTGGTTCACCTCGTAAGGATTATCTTTCATTCTGTGAGGTAGAGGTCTATGGAACACCTTCATCTCCTACACCAG CTCCTGAACCTGCAGTCACTTGTACCGCATCTGAATTTGAGTGTACATCAGGAAG TGTATCGTGTGTTGCTGAAAGACTGCAGTGCAATGGAGAAAATGACTGCACAGATGGAAGTGATGAAGCTGGGTGTCGTAAGTCACATGTATCTTTTAAAGACAATGTGTTACAGTCACTTTTGACAACACCGGCTAAAGACCTAAGCTAG